Below is a genomic region from Trichoderma asperellum chromosome 2, complete sequence.
GGATACACTGATTATATATTCAGTGATGAATATTTAGGAAGTCTCAATGTTTTGACGCAGCTATGTTTTGACGAAAGAattcatctctttttttatacgTTTCCTTCTCAATTTTTACATACGTATCAATCGTCTATAGACTGCATATACGTCATATATACAGAGTACGCTTCAGTAAGAAAgcgcaaaagaagagaagcagaacCTTCTTCATATCGCGCTTTTGTTTCAACAGAATTCTTTAATCGCGTTCAAGATGCAATACATACCTACACAGACTACTCAAGTTGCTTCGCAATATGCTCAAGCGGGAAGCATGCAAACATCCGTTTCTTTAGCAACAGCCTTCAAGTCTGTCAGCATGTATTTCCAAGAATTCGGCTGGTATAGGCATATTTCCTAGATAGGAAATTATATGCCACTACTATATTCCATGAAAGGAAAAGCCGCTAATCCCAACGGCAGCGCGGGGCGACCGCCTGATCCGAGATGCGCGTATTCGGGCTTCCTCTAATAAGCCAATTCTCTCAACAGATTACTCAGGCGAGAATGAATGTTTTCGAGCTGAGAGCATTCATCGATTTGGTTGCTTGCTGTGGATAATGGATGACAATACAGAAGATAGAGATGTGACTGTGGTGATGATTTCTGTTCTTTAGCAGCTCACAATGCCTCACTCACGAATGAAGCGGGTGTGTTTATAATGGCAGCAGTGGATCAAACAAGTAGGAGAAGAATTTGGTGGCATCTCTACATCGGTAAATATGAATTGCTTTACGAAATTGGTGATAGTGTAAAAACATCAATTTCGCTATTAATACAGGTATCGTCTATCTCTACTCATTCTATCTATCAAGAtgctctttatttttttgccaAATACCTCTTGTTCCAACTGCTGGCTTCTAATGACCCAATCCGCATGATGGTTCTGGTACTTTTTAGCGCCCTCAGGGTCATCGCTCTTTATTCCTAGGACCTTGGGGATATGGAATCCTCTAGCAATAGCAGGCCTTGCGCTCAGTCTAGCCTCCCACTCCTTGAGATGCGGGAAAGCATTCATATCGACATCGGTGTATTCACCGAAAATCACCCACGACAGGTTGGCAATATCCGCGATTGAGAGATGGTCTCCGACCAAATATCCGGACTTGGACTTGGACAGCTGAGTGTCAAGGACACTGTAGAGTCTCCTTGTCTCGGTCACATAGCGCTTAACACTGTACTCGATTTTGACCGGAGCATATTTGAGAAAGTGGGAGGCCTGGCCTTGCATGGGACCAATACCTCCATGCTGGAAGAATAGCAAGTTGTTGCATTCATAGTACTCTCTGCTGCCCTTGGGGAACGATAGCTTGTGCTCGGGATCATATCGCTCAGTCAGATACTGTAAGATGCTTCCACCCTCAAAGACTCTGATGGGCTCGCCATCGTCGAATGTGTCTACAATGGCGGGAATTCGCCCATTGGGGTTGATTTCGAGATACCAAGGCTCCTTCTGGCGAAGTGTACTAATGTCAACATGTTCGACTTCGTACTTGAGTCCGAGCTCTTCTAGCGCTGTGGTAATCTTGATTCCATTGGGGGTGGAGTCAGTGTACAGCTTGATGTGAGGTTGAGGTGCCGCCATGATGGAAGATGTTTTGTTTTCAATTGAAGTTT
It encodes:
- a CDS encoding uncharacterized protein (EggNog:ENOG41), producing MAAPQPHIKLYTDSTPNGIKITTALEELGLKYEVEHVDISTLRQKEPWYLEINPNGRIPAIVDTFDDGEPIRVFEGGSILQYLTERYDPEHKLSFPKGSREYYECNNLLFFQHGGIGPMQGQASHFLKYAPVKIEYSVKRYVTETRRLYSVLDTQLSKSKSGYLVGDHLSIADIANLSWVIFGEYTDVDMNAFPHLKEWEARLSARPAIARGFHIPKVLGIKSDDPEGAKKYQNHHADWVIRSQQLEQEVFGKKIKSILIDRMSRDRRYLY